Proteins encoded together in one uncultured Desulfosarcina sp. window:
- a CDS encoding GxxExxY protein, whose amino-acid sequence MDLNELSGKIIGAAIEVHQSLGPGLLESAYEECLCHELNLNGLSFKRQQHLPVSYKSVKLDCGYRLDIVVEESIILELKAVDRIEPIYKAQLLTYLKLANIKLGLLLNFNVPVMKDGIVRVVNRY is encoded by the coding sequence GTGGATCTTAATGAACTCAGCGGAAAAATTATCGGAGCCGCCATTGAAGTTCATCAATCCTTAGGTCCGGGATTGCTCGAATCGGCGTATGAAGAATGCCTGTGCCATGAGCTGAATTTAAATGGCCTGTCATTTAAAAGGCAGCAGCATCTTCCGGTCAGCTATAAATCGGTCAAACTCGACTGCGGTTACCGGTTGGACATCGTTGTCGAAGAATCAATCATACTCGAATTGAAAGCCGTCGACAGAATTGAACCTATCTACAAGGCCCAGCTGTTGACCTATCTGAAGCTGGCTAACATCAAACTGGGCCTGTTGTTGAATTTCAATGTTCCGGTAATGAAAGACGGGATTGTCCGCGTGGTGAATCGGTATTAG
- a CDS encoding SPOR domain-containing protein, which translates to MNIEYRTSNFEIRILGLFILLFMISQPVAQAEDNPYESGLRALQAKEYDAAIEAFTLALETMPHDYEALSNRAVAWYYKQAYDRAIADATRALEINPYYSVGANQLAWMLATCPDPRYRDGKRAVALAEKVVQRFPEANFMDTLAAAYAEAGNMEAAVRVQQMAVDHLKKETVLGDKTSFENRLNVYDQAAAQSRETRDASSPTHEDTVAEAATSPSSASTTVAALVSPSSTSSKTEGEMAFTETGPAHEKDLRYTVHLFSFRKEETAREKAASLVRENQPAYICRAYIDGDPVPWFRVCVGSFPDDQAANQYAQQQKEQGQDWAKAMPLPEGAVKVGH; encoded by the coding sequence ATGAACATCGAATATCGAACGTCCAATTTTGAGATTCGAATTCTGGGTCTTTTCATCCTTTTGTTCATGATATCTCAGCCGGTCGCACAGGCTGAGGACAACCCCTACGAATCCGGCCTGCGTGCCCTCCAGGCCAAGGAGTACGACGCGGCCATCGAGGCGTTCACCCTTGCCCTGGAGACCATGCCCCATGACTACGAGGCCCTGAGCAATCGGGCCGTGGCCTGGTATTACAAACAAGCCTACGACCGGGCCATTGCCGACGCTACCCGGGCCCTGGAAATCAACCCGTATTATTCCGTCGGCGCCAATCAACTGGCCTGGATGCTGGCCACCTGCCCGGACCCGCGCTACCGGGACGGCAAGCGCGCCGTTGCCCTGGCCGAAAAAGTGGTGCAGCGGTTTCCCGAAGCCAATTTCATGGATACGCTGGCCGCGGCCTACGCCGAAGCGGGTAACATGGAGGCGGCCGTACGGGTGCAGCAGATGGCCGTCGATCATTTGAAAAAGGAAACCGTCCTCGGGGATAAAACTTCCTTTGAAAATCGGCTGAACGTTTACGATCAGGCGGCAGCCCAAAGCCGGGAAACACGGGACGCGTCTTCTCCGACCCATGAGGATACTGTTGCGGAGGCCGCGACTTCGCCTTCAAGCGCCTCCACAACGGTTGCGGCGTTGGTTTCGCCTTCTTCGACGTCATCCAAGACGGAGGGAGAAATGGCTTTCACCGAAACAGGTCCTGCCCATGAAAAGGATCTGCGCTACACCGTGCACCTGTTCTCTTTCCGGAAAGAGGAAACGGCCCGTGAGAAGGCCGCCAGTCTTGTCCGGGAAAACCAACCGGCCTATATCTGCCGCGCTTATATCGACGGCGACCCGGTTCCCTGGTTTCGTGTCTGCGTGGGGTCTTTCCCTGATGATCAGGCTGCCAACCAATACGCACAGCAGCAAAAAGAGCAGGGACAGGACTGGGCCAAGGCGATGCCCCTGCCGGAGGGAGCTGTAAAGGTAGGCCACTAA
- the rlmD gene encoding 23S rRNA (uracil(1939)-C(5))-methyltransferase RlmD — protein sequence MTVKKKQIVECDVIDVAFGGKGLAKIDGFAVFIDQTVTGDRVAARIVRKKRNYAEAVVQELLRPSPMRVEAPCPYSGYCGGCKWQFIDYPHQLEFKCRHVSESLEHIAMMEGVRVHPTLPSEKVFGYRNKMEFSCSDRRWLMPHELGSDADIGFALGLHVPGTFHKVLDTNACLLQPDTGNRILESVRQYMRQSDRPVYGLRSHEGFWRFLMLRHSVARDLWMVNLVTGSEDRDAVQPLADLLMDQFSDVVCVVNNITARRSGVAIGEREIHLAGEPVLTDRIGDFEFEISANSFFQTNTRGAAKLYETVGRYADLKGDETVVDLYCGTGTIAIWLAARASRVIGLELVESAVADAHKNCRTNGIDNCSFILGDIKDTLESIATTPDLLVIDPPRAGMHKDVLKQVCRMGPEKIVYVSCNPATMARDMLELKEDYTLEEVQPVDMFPHTFHIESVARLVRKK from the coding sequence ATGACCGTTAAGAAAAAACAGATCGTGGAGTGCGATGTCATTGACGTAGCCTTCGGCGGCAAGGGGTTGGCAAAGATCGACGGCTTTGCCGTCTTCATCGATCAGACCGTAACCGGCGACCGCGTTGCTGCCCGCATTGTCCGTAAAAAACGCAATTATGCCGAAGCCGTGGTTCAGGAACTGCTGCGTCCGTCTCCCATGCGTGTGGAAGCGCCGTGTCCCTACAGCGGGTATTGCGGAGGATGCAAGTGGCAGTTCATCGACTACCCCCACCAGCTTGAATTCAAGTGCCGTCACGTCAGCGAGTCCCTGGAGCATATTGCCATGATGGAAGGCGTCCGGGTGCACCCGACCTTGCCTTCCGAAAAGGTCTTCGGCTATCGCAACAAGATGGAGTTTTCCTGTTCGGACCGTCGCTGGCTGATGCCCCACGAACTGGGCAGCGATGCCGACATCGGCTTTGCGCTGGGCCTGCACGTACCGGGCACCTTCCATAAAGTGCTGGACACCAATGCCTGTCTGTTGCAGCCGGATACAGGCAACCGTATCCTGGAGTCCGTTCGACAATATATGCGGCAATCCGACCGCCCCGTCTACGGGTTGCGATCCCACGAAGGCTTCTGGCGCTTTCTCATGCTGCGGCACTCGGTCGCCCGGGACCTTTGGATGGTCAACCTCGTTACGGGCAGCGAGGATCGCGACGCGGTTCAACCGCTGGCCGATCTTCTCATGGATCAATTTTCCGACGTGGTCTGTGTGGTCAACAACATCACCGCCCGGCGCTCGGGCGTGGCCATCGGAGAACGGGAGATCCACCTGGCCGGCGAGCCGGTGCTTACGGATCGCATCGGCGATTTCGAATTCGAAATTTCGGCCAATTCCTTTTTCCAGACCAATACCCGCGGGGCCGCCAAGTTGTATGAAACGGTGGGGCGCTATGCCGACCTGAAAGGCGACGAAACCGTGGTGGATTTATACTGCGGCACCGGCACCATTGCCATCTGGCTGGCGGCCCGGGCCAGCAGGGTGATAGGCCTGGAACTGGTGGAAAGCGCTGTAGCCGACGCTCACAAAAACTGCCGGACAAACGGCATCGACAACTGTTCCTTCATTCTCGGGGACATCAAAGATACTTTGGAAAGCATCGCGACGACGCCCGACCTGCTGGTGATCGACCCGCCGCGGGCCGGCATGCACAAGGACGTCCTTAAACAGGTCTGCCGGATGGGTCCGGAAAAGATCGTTTACGTCTCCTGCAACCCGGCCACCATGGCCAGGGATATGCTGGAACTGAAAGAGGATTACACCTTGGAGGAGGTCCAGCCGGTGGACATGTTTCCCCACACCTTTCACATCGAGTCGGTGGCCCGGTTGGTGCGCAAGAAGTGA
- a CDS encoding outer membrane protein transport protein yields MGVKAAVKANGLIMAMVWMLITAAPYAYAAFHEQLAIDTVAISLANTVTARPPGHMSIHYNPAGLSQLPDGKYFSNGLTIPIIEKTSSFKQDPDFEGFLGGYKNDPLDGMSGTSTSGRMYLPFYNDTIDFLFAPTLGISYRKPGSKWTFALGQYAPFAVGLVHGDNGDPAAFGGKSVYQQHLVYIAPAVSYQITPTLSVGLTVGLGQTAMGAEVDMRSPNDMVALTRVLGEATAGLEIPILSELTLPPPWFGGGISPYDQVGSLDLTMRDDFSPNYNVGILWEPLKWLAFGACYQSEIRTQLTGNYQFSYSEEWQRMVHWMGSSPLLVVTSAVLDLPMTPVASQSGTVTSQITFPQRVQLGIKIKPFSRLSLMADLHWANWSVLKEDKFVFDQDIQLLQLVKMLGYTGGNDTMVLTRNFEDTWHWSVGLEYDILDWLTFRCGYERRETSVQPELFDLMYALPDLENFGVGFGIKLKNDVTIDFAAGYVINESYEVPNNTSTNMNSTVFTNPVYNPYAGLDYEQKTVTYMGSFKLSMPTYVMAEMLHHQLEMVKHIFSYLNPFSKGHDDSAHK; encoded by the coding sequence ATGGGCGTGAAAGCGGCGGTTAAAGCGAACGGGTTGATCATGGCGATGGTTTGGATGCTGATCACAGCCGCGCCATATGCGTACGCTGCCTTCCACGAACAGTTGGCCATCGATACAGTAGCCATTTCCCTGGCCAACACCGTCACGGCCCGGCCGCCGGGACACATGTCCATTCACTACAACCCGGCCGGTTTGTCCCAATTGCCCGACGGCAAGTATTTTTCCAATGGCCTGACAATCCCCATCATCGAAAAGACTTCCAGCTTCAAGCAGGACCCCGACTTCGAGGGGTTTCTGGGCGGCTATAAAAACGACCCTCTGGACGGCATGAGCGGCACCAGTACCAGCGGCCGCATGTATCTCCCCTTTTACAACGACACCATCGATTTTCTCTTTGCGCCCACATTGGGTATTTCCTACCGCAAGCCCGGCTCCAAGTGGACGTTTGCCCTGGGTCAGTACGCACCCTTTGCCGTTGGCCTGGTTCACGGAGATAACGGCGATCCAGCGGCCTTTGGCGGCAAATCAGTTTACCAGCAGCACCTGGTATACATCGCTCCGGCGGTGAGCTATCAGATCACCCCCACCCTGTCCGTAGGGTTGACCGTAGGCCTGGGCCAGACCGCCATGGGGGCCGAGGTGGACATGCGCTCCCCCAATGACATGGTTGCTCTGACCCGGGTGTTGGGCGAAGCTACCGCGGGTCTGGAGATTCCCATTCTTTCCGAGTTGACCCTGCCCCCGCCCTGGTTCGGCGGCGGGATCAGCCCCTACGATCAGGTAGGGAGCCTGGACCTCACGATGCGGGATGACTTTTCCCCCAACTACAACGTAGGAATTTTGTGGGAGCCCTTGAAGTGGTTGGCCTTCGGTGCCTGCTACCAGAGTGAGATCAGAACGCAACTCACCGGCAACTACCAGTTTTCCTACTCGGAGGAGTGGCAGCGAATGGTCCATTGGATGGGTAGTTCGCCCCTGCTGGTCGTCACATCGGCAGTATTAGACCTGCCCATGACTCCGGTAGCCTCCCAGTCGGGGACCGTCACCAGCCAGATCACCTTCCCCCAACGGGTCCAGTTGGGTATCAAAATCAAGCCCTTCAGCCGATTGAGCCTCATGGCAGATCTCCACTGGGCCAACTGGTCGGTGCTGAAAGAAGATAAGTTCGTGTTCGATCAGGACATCCAACTGCTGCAGCTGGTCAAAATGCTGGGCTATACCGGCGGCAACGACACTATGGTTTTGACAAGAAACTTCGAGGACACCTGGCACTGGAGCGTGGGTCTGGAATACGATATCCTGGACTGGCTGACCTTCCGCTGCGGCTACGAAAGGCGGGAAACCTCGGTGCAGCCGGAGCTGTTCGACCTGATGTACGCCCTGCCGGACCTGGAAAACTTCGGCGTTGGCTTCGGCATCAAACTGAAAAACGATGTGACCATTGATTTTGCCGCAGGCTACGTGATCAACGAAAGCTACGAAGTACCCAACAACACCAGCACCAACATGAACTCCACGGTCTTCACTAATCCTGTCTACAACCCCTATGCCGGCCTGGATTACGAGCAGAAAACCGTCACCTACATGGGATCATTCAAACTTTCCATGCCCACCTACGTAATGGCCGAGATGCTCCACCATCAGTTGGAAATGGTCAAGCATATCTTCTCCTATTTGAATCCCTTCAGTAAAGGGCATGACGATTCGGCCCACAAGTAG
- a CDS encoding C39 family peptidase, translated as MHVLAAFVIIIALYSGFHPINDAPKGELTVTTDGADRVKVRDTVTSLEDLKKQNVVKQTYDYSCGSAALATLLNFHFGEDFDERQVIQGLLRHGDSEKIAQRRAFSLLDMKRFVAVLGYKGVGYKAEYEDLTTLDRPCILPIKIFGYRHFAVFRGIYKDHVFLADPWRGNISFTKEEFLEKWYQNVIFIVYPEGAREVGLLSLREGDLRFIDEDDARKIIFDPALDVRPPLDRWIDDRPGEQQVYKR; from the coding sequence ATGCACGTACTGGCCGCATTCGTCATCATCATCGCACTCTACTCGGGCTTTCACCCCATTAATGATGCACCAAAGGGCGAGCTGACGGTCACCACCGACGGTGCCGACCGGGTAAAGGTGCGCGATACGGTCACCTCCCTGGAAGACCTGAAAAAACAAAATGTAGTCAAACAGACTTACGACTATTCCTGCGGTTCGGCCGCCCTGGCCACTCTGCTCAACTTTCATTTCGGCGAAGACTTCGACGAGCGCCAGGTGATCCAGGGATTGCTACGCCACGGCGACAGCGAGAAAATCGCCCAACGGCGGGCCTTTTCCCTGCTGGACATGAAGCGTTTCGTGGCCGTGCTGGGCTACAAAGGCGTGGGCTACAAGGCCGAGTATGAGGATCTGACCACCCTTGACCGTCCCTGCATCCTGCCCATCAAGATTTTCGGCTACCGCCATTTCGCAGTCTTCCGTGGAATTTACAAAGACCATGTCTTTCTGGCCGATCCCTGGCGGGGCAACATCAGCTTCACCAAGGAGGAGTTTCTGGAAAAGTGGTACCAGAACGTGATTTTCATCGTCTACCCCGAAGGCGCCCGGGAAGTTGGCCTGCTGAGCCTACGGGAAGGCGACCTGCGCTTTATCGACGAGGACGACGCCCGGAAGATTATTTTCGATCCGGCTCTGGATGTGAGGCCTCCGTTGGATCGGTGGATTGATGACCGGCCGGGCGAGCAGCAGGTTTATAAAAGATAG
- a CDS encoding SPOR domain-containing protein, producing the protein MVKLKTFFAVTIILALACTNAFGQDTTYTVQVAACELLDSAESIVKNLEAKGYSPYIQETADQHGKTWFLVRLENFSLKESAEAAASEFNAKTGSTAVVTPTALAATNQPVAQAEAVSSAPTMKEAVEPSEPEPAVVSQPELEQPTAAAPAPVVAQPTEQAPAVMAVNKQPQSDRRLDELQQELESLQDEMKQLREQQEARRKLEITEDEKAAKEKEILEAAGREYTTMKSNTLGLELNFNYQYYSYDVITQATSVEQHANHNLTTSIYTEYAVLDNLTLNLNVPFSYKWDNTGTDDSKEVTDLGDVSVGFQYQPLRSGGTLPTTILFGSFSFDMGRSPYEINIDEDLATGNGYYSASAGLSMSKTIDPIIAFGNMSYNYTFKAESLSQPRNSVTLTEVDPGDSISATLGMGFALSYNVSMNFSYQYSYRFSTTYSWAEMDDTESGTKTQSMLYIGTGWRFSPKTSLNMKVGIGLTDEDPDFVVSFRLPFEFDLSD; encoded by the coding sequence ATGGTCAAATTGAAAACATTTTTTGCCGTGACAATCATCTTGGCACTTGCCTGCACCAACGCCTTTGGCCAGGACACAACCTACACCGTCCAGGTGGCGGCCTGCGAATTGCTCGACAGTGCGGAAAGCATCGTCAAAAACCTGGAAGCCAAGGGGTACTCGCCGTATATCCAAGAAACCGCAGACCAGCATGGCAAAACATGGTTTCTGGTCCGGCTGGAAAATTTCTCCCTTAAGGAATCGGCCGAAGCGGCCGCCAGCGAGTTCAACGCCAAAACCGGTTCAACGGCTGTGGTCACGCCCACTGCGCTGGCCGCCACAAATCAACCGGTTGCCCAAGCCGAAGCGGTATCGTCCGCCCCTACCATGAAGGAAGCGGTCGAGCCTTCTGAACCGGAGCCAGCGGTTGTCTCCCAGCCGGAACTTGAACAACCGACAGCTGCCGCCCCGGCACCTGTAGTCGCCCAACCCACCGAACAGGCTCCGGCCGTAATGGCGGTTAACAAACAACCTCAGTCGGATCGCCGTCTGGACGAACTCCAGCAGGAACTGGAATCGCTGCAGGACGAGATGAAGCAGTTGCGGGAACAGCAGGAAGCCCGCCGCAAGCTGGAAATCACCGAGGACGAAAAAGCCGCCAAGGAAAAAGAGATCCTGGAGGCCGCCGGCCGCGAATACACGACCATGAAAAGCAACACCCTGGGGTTGGAACTCAATTTCAATTACCAGTACTATTCATACGACGTAATCACCCAGGCAACATCGGTCGAGCAGCACGCCAACCATAATCTTACCACTTCCATTTATACCGAGTACGCAGTGCTGGACAACCTGACCCTGAACCTGAACGTGCCCTTTTCTTACAAATGGGACAACACCGGAACGGACGATTCCAAAGAAGTGACCGACCTTGGCGATGTATCCGTTGGATTCCAGTACCAGCCCCTGCGCTCCGGAGGAACACTGCCCACCACCATCCTGTTCGGCAGTTTCAGTTTCGACATGGGGCGCAGCCCTTACGAAATCAATATCGACGAAGACCTGGCCACGGGCAACGGATACTATTCGGCCTCAGCCGGGCTTTCCATGAGCAAGACCATCGATCCGATCATCGCCTTCGGCAATATGAGCTACAACTATACCTTCAAGGCGGAAAGTCTTAGCCAGCCGCGAAACAGCGTGACGTTAACCGAGGTGGATCCGGGGGATTCCATCAGCGCCACCCTGGGCATGGGCTTTGCCCTTTCTTATAACGTCTCCATGAACTTCAGTTACCAGTATTCCTATCGCTTTTCCACCACTTACTCATGGGCGGAAATGGACGATACCGAAAGCGGCACCAAAACCCAGTCGATGCTGTACATCGGCACCGGTTGGCGCTTTTCACCCAAGACCTCGCTGAACATGAAGGTGGGCATCGGATTGACGGACGAGGACCCGGACTTTGTGGTCAGCTTCCGGCTGCCGTTTGAGTTTGATTTGAGTGACTAA